The Acidicapsa ligni DNA window GTGATTGCGAGGAAAAGCGGGAAGCGGTATTTCGCCTGGAAGACCGGCTCGTTGGCAACGGCATGGCTCTCGCGCAGAGCCTGTTGAATATCGGCCAGTTCAGCTTCAGGGTTAGGGTCGCCCATCAGGCGCAGAACTTCCTTGGCCTCATCAATGCGGTCCTTTGAGACAGACCAGCGCGGGCTGCGGGGAATTCCAAACAGCAGCACCAGGAAGAGCAGAGCTGGAATCGCTGCGACTCCGAGCTGTACTCGCCATTCCAGCGGTCCGAGATGCAACAGGCGAATTCCGAAGTTGGAGGCATAGGCGAGCAGAATGCCGATGACGACGTTGATCTGGAAAGTCCCAACCATGCGGCCGCGCCATTTGGCAGGAGCGAGCTCCGTAATATAAACCGGGCCCAGCACCGAAGAAGCACCAATGCCCAGCCCTCCCAGAAAACGAAACGCCAGCAGGGCTGGCCAGTTCCACGCCAGTGCGCACCCCAGCGCCGAGATGACATAGAAGATCGCAGTAATCCGAAGCGTTTCACGTCCGCCAATCCACTGGCCGATTGAGCCTGCAAACATGGCTCCGACAACGGTGCCCGCAACGGCAATGAATACAGTGAATCCCTGCGTCCGATCCGTAAGGTGGTAGAGATGAGTGAGCGCTCCGATTGCTCCCGCTATCACTGCCGTGTCAAATCCAAAAAGCAGGCCGCCCAGTGCGCCACTGACGGTTGCCTTTACAAGATAGAAGTTGGGTCGCATCGCTCTCCCGTGGTCAAAACAGACGTTTCAGGAACATGGGCCATCATACATGCCGACTAATGGTGATGTACCGATTATGGAAACGATACCAAACCTTGCGGCAATGCGTTAACCCGCCACCGTGCCAGGTATGTTCTGACCATGGAAATTCTTTGAATTTGGGCCAATAAGTCCGGAAACTTTTAAATTCGTTCTAAAGTGGTCAACTTTGCACTCTTCTGCAAGTAGAATGCTCCAAGGCTGGCGGCACTATGCCTGATTGATCGATGTCCGTTGCCGCAGCCAGAAAGGAACTTTACTTTCGTGCGTTTTCTTAATCCATTTGCTCTTCGGCACCGTTCTGCCGCGCTCGCTGCCTCTCTTCCAATGATGGCTGCGCTGTTGCTTCCCACAGTTACGTTCGCCGACACGATCACGCTGAAGAATGGCGATCATCTCACAGGAACAGTTACCCAGCTTGCGGGTGGCAAACTCACCCTCACCACAAGTTATGCAGGCGATCTGACAATTACCTTTGACCAAGTAACAGACGTGAAGCTCGACAAGCCAGTTGTGCTCTCCAGAACGAACAAGGTCGGCAAGAAAACCGAGACTAAGACATCCAACATATCGGGCATCGAGCGCACGAACTCCGGTTTTACCGTGACGACGCCCAGTGGCACTGAGCCTGTGCCTGCTGCGGAGCTGACCACCCTGCGCACTACAGCCGGCGAACAAGCCTACCAGGCATCGCTGCATCCCGGATGGCTCCACGCATGGACAGGCGCGGCCAATGTCAGCTTTGCCCTGGCTCGCGGTAACAGCAACACGACGACTCTAGGCCTGGGAGCGGCGTTCACACGGCCTACCCCCACGGACAAGACATCGCTCTACTACAACGAGATCTACACGCATGATGGTCTGGCGGACGCAACGACGGCCAATAACAACTCTGCCGGTGCGCGGTACGACCATAACCTCAACCCCAAATACTTCGGCTTCGGCACTGGCGATTTCTATACAGACGCACTCCAGGAGCTGGACCTGCGTGCCGTTCTCGGTGGTGGACTTGGCTGGCATGCGATTGCAAAACCCAAGCAGCAGTTGGACATCCTCGGTGGACTTGTCTGGACGCATGAAAGCTACAGCGCTGTTCCTGCCAACGATACGACCACGCCAATTACGCCCGTGGTGCCGCCCCAGGTCAACAGTTTTGCTGCCCTCGATTTTGGAGAGCAGTACAGCCGCCAGATGGGGTCGAACAGCACCTTTACCGAACAGGCTTACATCTTCCCAAATCTAGCCGACACCAGCCAGTTCCGCTTCACTCTAAACAGCGTGCTGAGCACGAAGATCAAGTCTTTTCTCAGTTGGCAGACCGCAGTCAACGATGTCTACGTCACCAACCCTCCGTCCGGAACCAAGGATAATGACTTCATCCTGACGACCGGCCTTGGCTTCACCTTTAGCCGGAAATAAACAATCGGACAGGAGCGGGCAGGGAGAAACGATCTTTTCCTGCCTGCTCATGCCCAGCCCGGCTCCCGTGTGTAAGCAATAATCCTCTGAAATTTATAATTATCCTTAAGTAAAGCGATATATCTAGCCAAACTCCCCCCTCTCGCGTTACATTTCTTCCGATAAGTTTTTAAAACTATTTCGGTGCCAGGTCTTCGCAAGAAGGAGAACTCCACGATGAAATCCAATCGCTCGCTTACCCTGCTTCCCTATGCTGTCCTGCTGGGTGTTTTTGCATTGCCGTGCGCTGCGCAACAGCCCGACTATCTCAACACGCAACTGACGCCTGAGGCCCGCGCTCACGATCTTGTCTCCCGCATGACGCTGGATGAAAAAGCATCGCAGCTTGAGGACTGGGCGCCTGCGATTCCGCGCCTCGGCATCCCCGACTACCAGACGTGGAATGAAGCCCTGCATGGGGTTGCGCGCGCAGGGTATGCGACCGTATTTCCGCAGGCTATCGGCATGGCGGCTACCTGGGACCCGAAGATGGTGCATACCATGGGTGACATCATCTCCACCGAAGCGCGCGCCAAGTATAATCAGGCTCAGCGCGAGGGCAATCATCGGATCTTCTACGGCCTCACCTTCTGGTCGCCGAACATCAACATCTTCCGTGATCCTCGCTGGGGACGCGGGCAGGAGACCTATGGCGAAGACCCGTTCCTGACCAGCAGGATGGGAGTCGCCTTCGTCACCGGTGTGCAGGGAGATGATCCGGACCATCCGAAAGCCGTGGCAACGAGCAAGCATTTTGCCGTGCACAGCGGACCCGAATCGCAGCGCCATACTTTCGACGTGCATCCAAGCCAGCGCGATCTCGAAGAGACGTATCTGCCCGCCTTCCGCGCAACGGTCGTGGATGGCCACGTCAAGTCAGTGATGTGCGCCTATAACGCCATCGATACCTTCGCGGCCTGCGCCAATAAAAATCTTCTTCAGGATCATCTGCGCAAAGCATGGGGTTTCAATGGCTTCGTCGTCTCCGATTGCGCAGCCATCATGGACGTCTTCAACGGCCATAAGAACGCGCCTGACATCCTGCATGCCGCCGCGATCTCTATTGAAGCAGGGACTGATCTTTCGTGCAGCATCTGGGCGCCGGGATTCAACACGCTCGCCGATGCGGTCCGCCAGAAGGTCGTTTCAGAAGACCTGATCACGCGCTCCGCCGAACGCCTGTATACCGCGCGCTTTCAGCTTGGGCTCTTCGATCCACTCGGATCCAATCCGCTGGACAACATTCCGTTCAACGTAAACGACTCCGAAGCAGACAGCTTTCAAGCGATGAAAGCCGCAGAGGAAGCGATTGTTCTGCTCAAGAATGACGGCACGCTTCCCTTCATGGAGACACCTGCCAAAATTGCGGTCGTGGGCCCGGAGGCAGACCTGCTGGTCGGCCTGGAGGGTAACTACAACGGAGTTCCCCGCATGCCGATTGAGCCGATCGACGGCATTGTCGATCAGTTCCCTGGATCGCAGATTCACTATGCGCAGGGCAGCACCCTGGCCGAGGGGGCGAAGGTTCCAGTGCCGCGTACGGTCTTCAACAACGGCACCGGATTGTTGACCGAGTTTTTTGCCACTCCTGATTGGACGGGCCGTCCGGTAGCCACGCGCACCGAAGCTGGCATTCAGGACAACTGGGGCGATTCGCTTCCTGTCGACGAACTCGACACGCACACCTACTCCGTGCGCTGGAGCGGGGCTTTGGCTGTTCCCGCTGCGGGTCATTACACCTTCAGCATTGAGCCTGAGGATGCTTTTCCCTACTCGCCGAAGGATAGCTTCCGGCTGACGCTCGACGGCAAAGTTCTGGCCGAGGGCGACCTTCGTAAAAAGATTGATATCTCGGCCATGGGTAACTTCAAATCCGCTCCGGGAGCATCGCCCAGCGCGCCGCCGATCATGAACGGCAATGCTCCAGCCGTGGTCTCTGTCGACTTTGCCGACACCACTCCGCATGAGTTCAAGCTGGAATACAGCCACACCGGCGATCAGGCCGGCGGCGGACTCTATCTCAAGTGGGAAGCACCAGCCCAGGCCCAGCTCGATGAAGCCGTTGCTGCTGCTAAGAAATCCGATGTGGTGGTCGCGTTTGTCGGGCTTTCTCCGCAGTTGGAAGGCGAAGAAATGCCGATCAAGATTGATGGCTTTGCGGGCGGCGACCGCACCAAGATCGCACTGCCTGCAGCCCAGCAAAAACTGCTTGAAGCTGTCGCAGCAACCGGCAAACCAGTCGTCGTTGTGCTGATGAGCGGCAGTGCAGTTGCGCTTCCCTGGGCCAAAGATCACGCCGCTGCGGTACTCGAAGCATGGTATCCGGGCGAGCAGGGCGGAGCCGCGATTGCACGCACTCTTGCCGGAATTAACAATCCCGCAGGTCGCCTGCCTGTCACGTTCTATAACAGCGTGGACGATCTGCCCGCCTTTACCGACTACAGCCTCAAGGGACGCACCTATCGTTACTACACAGGCAAGCCGGAGTGGGGATTTGGTTATGGTCTTAGTTACTCCAGCTTCAAGTACGGGCCGGTGAAGCTATCCGCACCCAGCATTCAGGCCGGTCAACCTTTGAGTGCAACTGTCAGCGTCACCAACCTGAGCAAGATAGGCGGCGACGAAGTGGTCGAAGCCTACCTCAAGACACCACAGACTGAGGGACCGATCCACTCGCTGGCGGCCTTCCAGCGTATTCATCTACAGGCGGGAGAGACACGGGAAGTGACTCTTCATATCAATCCCCGCCAACTCTCCAGCGTCGATGACAAGGGTGAGCGCAGCGTGTTAGCCGGCAAATATCAGCTCACAGTAGCATCAACTCAACCCCAGGAAACGGCAGTCAAATCTGCTGCCGACTTCACCGTCACCGGTTCGCAGGCGTTGCCTCGCTAACCGCATCAACGTATCAAGGCTCATAAATGGGGATACCCGGATCTCGCAATTGAGATTTGGGTATCTTAAGTTGCCTCTCATCTTTGAAATGAGGTGCCATTTCATTGGCTACGGAAACAAAACAAGTTAGGATTATCCCGTGAGTCGCAAAGGTAGCCGCACAACCGTTCCCAGCAAACCCGATATTCGCACCGTGGCAGCATTGGCCAAGGTCTCGATTGCCACCGTCTCACGCACGATCAACTCCTCGCCCGCCGTCAGCCAGAAGCTATCGCAGCGCGTCTGGCAGGCCATCGAGCAGTTGAATTATTTTCCGAACACCCATGCGCGCAGCCTGGTATCAGGCCGCAGCCGCATTTTCGGCATCATTGTTGAAAACATTACCAATCCCTTCTTCCCCGAGCTTATCTCCAGCTTTGAAGAAATCGCCGTCGCTCACGGCTACGAAATCCTGGTCAGTTCCTCCAACATTAACTCCGCGAGCCAGCTCACCAGTTGCGTCCGGCGCATGCTTGAGCGCAAGGTCGAGGGCGTTGCGGTTCTGACCTTCGGCAGCGAGGAGTCGGTACTCGATCAACTCTCCATCCATAACATGCCGATTGTTCTGGCCGAGTTTCACCTTGACGATCCCAAGGTCAGCACGATCCTGCTCGACTATTCAGCAGGTATTCAGGCCGCCGTTCAGCACCTCGTCGGGCTTGGCCATAGCCGTATCGGATTTCTAGCCGGCCCACACGAACTCCACTCCGCCGTCACCCGCGTCAAGGACTTCCAGAAGTCCATGGCAGACGTTGGTCTCTCGGTCCAGAAGAGCTGGATCATCGAATGCGATCACACGCTCAAAGGCGGCGTTGTCGGGTTTGAAAAACTGACCGCGCTTCAAAACCGTCCAACTGCGGTCATCTGCTCCAACGACATGACGGCTATTGGAGTGTTGCGCGCTGTTTACATGACTGGCCTGCGCGTACCTGAAGATCTTTCCGTCATCGGCCTCGACGATATCGACTTTGCCGAGTTCACTTTGCCGCCGCTCACGACAATTCGCCTGTCGCGACAGGAGTTGGCGAAAGCCGCGTTCGATGCACTATTACTGCAGGCTGAGAATGCAGCCAATGGTCCGAACGCAGCACAAGTCATCCAGCGTGAGTTTCTGGTCTCGACCAGTTTGGTAGTCCGCGGCTCAACTGCCGGGCCCAGCCCCGACTAAGGTCGGACTAAGCCCCTACAAGGCGATGCAGGACTAAATCAGGCAACCCGGCGTTTCGTCGCGAACTCATACGAAGCATCGCGCCGTTCTTTTTCTCGCAGGCGTTGCACGGCATCATGACTTCGCCAGGCAGCCGTGCGCCGATCGGGAAAGACCTCCGCATCGCCAAACCGAACCACTGCTGTAAATCGCTCCGTTCCAAGAACCCTCATCAGGTGCGGGAAGAACGATTCATCTCCAAACCAGCAAAAGTGGCTCTCGGCAATATCCGCCGTCCATGGCTCGTAAAAGATTGCCGCTGGAATCACGGCCAGTCCCGCCTCGATCGCCGGTGCAAACAGCGTGGAGTGAAAGCGCTGTACTTCACTGCCATCCGTGCTTGTCCCTTCGGGAAAGAGCAGGACCGGCACCCCTGAGTCCAGCCGCAGCCCCATCGACTCTGCTGTATCCCACGCACTCAGACGGCTACCGCGATCGACGAAGATTGTTCCACCCAACCGCGCCAGGAAGCCAAATGCTGGCCAGGAGGCGATCTCGCTCTTCGCTACGAACGCGCATGGCAGAGCAGCACTGCAAATCGCGATATCCAGATAACTGAGATGGTTGGCGACAATCAGGGTCGGGCCATTCGGCAATGGGCCCTCGACTCGGTAGCGAATGCCCATGGACGCCAGCGTGATCCGCCCACAAAACTGCATCCACTCCGCCCGTTGATGCGGAGAGATAGGACCGCGAAGGCGCGTGAGACCGAAGCGCAGCCAGCACACCATGAAAGAAAGAAACAGGACCAAGCCGCTTCGCGCGGCCCTTCCATTCACTGGGTCAGCGGCGCCAGGAAGCGGTTCCGCGCAGACGACGAAATCGTACGCAGATCCAACAGCGTCAGGAAATCGATCGTCCCAAACTCCTTATCCCAGGCGGGAGCGCTGCAAATACGCGCTCCAATTGCCAGATACGTCCTGAGCAATTTCGGCACCTTTACAGCTTCCTCCGAGCTTTCATTCACAACAGCATCCGGGCACTCAAACCCACGCATGGGGATCGTTTCCAGCTCCTGCGCAACGCGATAGTTACCAAGCTGGCGATACATTCCCCAGCCCTCGCGCGGGTCTACTGAATTCAGCGAGGAGCACCCAATCAAATAACGCAACTGCATGTCTGTGGCGTACTGTGCAATTCCGCGCCAGAGCAGGGTAAGCACCTCAGGGGTGCGATGTTCGCGATCAATGGCCGCGCGCCCCAGTTCGAGGATCTCTCCACGCATCGATTCATAGATGGAGAGGTCGAACTCCTGCTCGGAGTAGTAGCCCAGGTTTTCGCGCGCAGTGGCTCCGGATTGCATACGGTAAGTGCCCACGATACGCCCATCGGCTTTGTCTTCCACCAGCAGGTGCTCGCAGAAGAGGTCGAACTGATCCGTGTCCAGGCCTGTCTCGTACGAGGACTCAAGCCCTTTGCCTAGTTCTATATTGAAGACTTTAAAACGCAAACGGCAGATAGCATCGCGATCCACTACGGACTCAGCCAGCCGGACGCGATAATGACCAACCTCGGCATGAATGCGAGGACGCGGCGGATGAACTGGAGTGCAGGGCTCAACCTCAGCAACCGAACCCGCAATTGGCAAAAGAGCTACCCCGCCACCCGAATAGAAATCCGGGTAGGAGCCAGAAAGCGATACATCCCAAAGCGGTGTGGCAGCCACCGCCGACCTGGAAGCAACTGGAACGCCTGAACGGGTAATCACGCCGACAGTATGGAGCGTTTTCTGCTAAAGGACGGTGAACTTGCTGCAAATACCGTGCAAATTTTCAGCAGTTCCTTATTTAGGAAAACACTGGAAATCGTTGGTTATCTGGATATGACTGCCTGAGAAATACTCCACCTTCCGCTCTCCGCCGAAAAATGTAAAAGGCCCACGCAATGAGCGCGGGCCTCGGGTTAATTCGTATTGCGAAGGTTAGCAGCAACCGCCGGCAATCGAGGGGATCACCAGCACTTCATCGCCATCCTGGAACGCATACTTCTCGTTGCCGAGAAAGCGAATATCTTCCTCGTTTACATAAAAGTTGATGAACTTGCGAACCTCGCCATCCTCGCCACGCAGATGCTGGCGCAGCGCGGGAAAGCGGCCTTCCATATCTGTCACCAACTCCGGCAGGTTCGCCGCATTGCTATCAATCTCGCGAACGTTATTCGTATGTTTCTGAAACGCATTTGGCAACACTACCTTAACTGACATATTCCACTCCCGCGCCCGTTAAGGCCGCTTGCTGTTCTTCGAGATACGTTACAAAATCCGACATACGAGGCCGCACTGGCACGGACTGCTGGTAGGCGCCGGTCAGTACATCCGTGGTCTTGAGGCCGTTGCCGGTAATGCAGCTTACGGTCAGTTCATCGGGCTTGATGCGTCCATGCGCGTAGAGACGAGCGGTGACAGCGGTTGTAACTCCGCCAGCCGTCTCGGTGAAGATGCCTTCAGTCTCAGCCAGTTCCTGGATCGCCGAAACAATCTCGATGTCTGAAACATCCTCGGCCCATCCGCCCGTCTCGCGAATTACGCGAATCGCATACGGTCCATCGGCAGGATTGCCAATCGCCAGCGAGCGCGCAATCGTGTTCGGCCGCTGCGGCTCAATGCCGTCCGCGCCATTCTTCACTGCTGTTGAAATCGGCGAGCATCCAGTCGCCTGGGCACCAAAGAAACGAACATGCTTCTCTTTCACCAGGCCGAGAGCAATCAGTTCGCTGAAAGCCTTTTTGATCTTGGTGATGAGCGATCCGCCGGCCATCGGGACCACTACATTGTCCGGCAGACGCCAGCCGAGCTGCTCGGCGATTTCATAGCCCACGGTCTTCGAACCCTCAGCGTAATAAGGCCGCAAGTTCACGTTCACGAAACCCCAGTTGTACTTCTCCGCAATCTGCGAGCAGAGGCGGTTGCAGTGGTCATAGTTGCCGTCGATGCGAATCAGTGTCGCGCCATAGACCTGCGTGTTCAGGATCTTCGCCGGTTCCAGATCGGCGGGTACGAGGATGTAGGTCTTCAATCCCAGGCGAGCCGCGCCGGCAGCTACTGCGTTCGCCAGGTTGCCTGTCGAGGAGCAGCCGACGGTATCGAATCCAAAGGCCTGGGCATTGGCCAGCGCGACCGCGACGACGCGATCCTTGAAGCTCAGCGTCGGCATGCAGACGGCATCATTTTTGATGTAGAGATTGTTCGCGCCAATGCGCTTGGCAAGACGCGGCGCTTCCACTAGCGGAGTCAGACCGGCAGGAGTCGTGGGAACATAGCTATCCGAAACCGGCAGCAACGCACGGTAGCGCCACATGTTCAGCGGTCCTGCAGAGATGGCATCACGGGTAAAACGGGAGCGGGCATAATCTAAGTCGAAGCTAACTTCCAGGGGAGAAAAACACGAATCACAGATTGACAGCGGCTGATTCTCGTAACACTTGCCGCACTCCTTACATCGCAGTTCATAAGACGCAGTCATAATTCCCTCACAGTGCGAGAGTCGCTGAGTCCGAATACGGGTACGCCTGTCTCGGCTCAAAAGTGAGCAAACTTGAGAGGATTCAATTGCGGAAACGCCCAACCCAAAAACCAGTGCGCTTCCCGAATCTCATGTCCCCCGTTACCGGGCGAGAGTTGACACCGTGATCCTCTGTTGCGGAGGCCGGTTGTCGTGGCGTCGCAGGGCTCGTCCCTCAACCACTCTTCATGAAATCCAAGCCTGTTCCCGTCAGGAACAAACCAGAATATGTATTGTTGATACCATACCCGGCACTCGGGTGCAACCCACCTCGCAGCGAATGGCGTGAAGCGCGCATCCAACGGTCGTCCTTCTTGGTTGGATTGAGAATGCAAAATTGCGCTCAAATTCTGCGATAAACCTGCCCGCGCGACTCGATATCGACAACCAGAAGATTCGGTTCTTTGATCAATAAAAGGATCCTATACCCACCCACGCGGGCGGAACGCTTATCACTCCCCTGCAGCGGATAGGAATTTGTCGGATTCAAAGGATCAGCCGCAACAGCTTCAATCTTTTCGGATATTCGCTTACGGGTTGGTACATCCAGTGCATTGAGGCTTTTTGCAGCGCTTTTTGTCAGAACAATTTCAAGCGGCAACTTCACTGCACAGAAGTCCAGGAGACAACGTTACCCGCGGTCAAATCTGCGAGGGCAGCATCGAACTTGCAAGAGACTTCATCTCGCGTCATCATGGCATCAAGCCAATCAATGACATTTAATATTCGTTCAGAATTCACTTGTAATTGAGTTAGTTGCTTGCCAATCAAGCTTTTTGGCGGAAAGCTGCCTCGGTCCGAGAGAACTCGATTGACTAGCTCGTACATACGTGAGAGATAATCTCGAAAATCCTGGGATCGCTCATTCGATGAATGCTCAGGAAAAGCATGAGCAGGAACTACATATTCTATAAAGTGATCAAATTCATCAAGGGCGCGTGTCGTGTCTCGATTAAGACTCGCAAGCCGCTTATAGATTTGCCAATGCTGAAATAAAGAGGATGCTTTGGCCCCTGGGCGCGCAAGAGCTGCAGCGATTTCGGATGCCTGGGCAAGAGCACCAAATAAGCGTGCATTCCATAGGTCACTTCCAACTTCCATCGCCACGCTAGTAGTCATCGGTCCCTCATCCCTGTGGTCAATTCATTGCCAGACTACTCTCCATAATTCTACCTGACAGTATAACGCCGAGAACTTTCCTTGTCAGTTGGCGTAGAGGCGAACATAATCGACCTGAAAATCGGCTGGAAACTCAGCAGTTGCGTCGGGGTTTTTCGGCCAATCTCCGCCCACAGCCAAGTTGATCAACAGGAAGACACTATCCCCTGTATCGAATGGCCAGACTGGATTTTTGAACTTTGTCAGGCTCTCAGGATTGGTGTAAGTCACATACGGCTTCGAGGGATCATCGACGTAATACGCGACAGAATCCTTCTTCCAGATCATCCCGTAGGTATGCCATCCAGACGCCGTTTGGCCTTCAGGAAAATAGAATTTCGTTCCCAGGCCATCGTCGCCGACGAAGCCTTTTCCGTGTATCGACCCCTCATTCCAATCCGGCTTCAGTGCAGCGTTCACCCGCTCCAGAATGTCCTGCTCGCCTGAGGCTGGCCATCCGACGGTTGCGATGTTGTTGCCCAGCGTCCAGAAGGCAGGCCACATTCCCTGCGCCTCAGGAACCTTCGCCCGAACCTCAAGCCGCCCGTACTGCAGGCTGAACAATCCCTGCGACTTCAGCCGTGCCGAGGTATAGGCGCCGGTCGCGGTTTTACGCGCCACAACATGCAGCAAACCATCCGTGCCGACGTAGGCGTTCGGCTGCGACGGATCGCATGGCGCGGCAGTCGATCCCCATGCGCAGTAATCTTCCAGCTCATGATTGCCAAATCCACTGGAGCCCGTTTCGTAGCCCCAGACCGTCGCATCCGGCTGCTGATTTGCGCTCGTCTTGTTGTCGAACTCATCACTCCAAACCAGCGTTCCCGCTGGAATATTCAGAGCAAAGCTCTTGCGAACGACAGCGCTATCCCGATTGCCAGGAGCCGTCGCGTAGGCCGTTACCGTCGCATTGGAAGTCACCAGAAACGGCGCTTGATAAATTGGCGAAGTCGCAGTCGGCGCCATCCCGTCAACCGTGTAACGCACCGTTGCTCCCGGCGTTGGGCTGGCCAGCGAGACAATGACAGCTCCGTTTTGAGCGGCCTTCGTGCTCAGGATTGGCACGCCGGCCTGCATGGGCGTCTGGGCCGAAGCCGTCAAACTCAGCCCTCCATCCATTCCATCGATACTCAAACCACTGCTCAAACCACTCAGCAAAACAATCGCCAGGACAGACACAACAGCCTTCATCACAGACATCTACCTCCAGATAGCAATGCGCACCAGCAATGCGGACGAGTTCAATTACATCATGCACGCCCACGGTTGCGCAGGGATCAGGATGGAGTTATGACAAAGGGGCCGGACTCAGGGGCCAGGGTTGTGCTCCGGGCTCAGTGTTCAGGCTCAGTATGCAAACTCAGTATTCAGGCTCACAGCGGAGTGCCTGGGAAATGCTGCCGAAACGCGAGTTGCACCCGTTCACTGCCCGAGGACACAACCGCCTGCGCCACCCGGGCTCGTATCTCTGAGGAGTCGTAAACGCGGCTGATTGCCTCCAGCGCCGACGGTGCCAGCCTCGCATCCTCCTCAATCACGTCCAGCAAAAATTCGATTCCCGCACTCAATCGTGTCAGCGCAATTGCGTTGTCCAGCACGGAGCCAAACCATGCGTCCGCACCCTGGCGCCGCCGCGCTACCAGCGCTTTGAGCGCCTCGATGTTGTGTGTATCCGCCAACGAATATGCGGCCTCCGCAGCCGTATCTTCCTCGTCATCCAGAAAATCAGCGACCAGTTCAATTGCGGCGGGGTTGCTGCCTTCAAGAGCGAGCAAAGCCGAAAAGCATACTCCCAGCACTTCAGGATCTTCTTTCCGAAGCAGTACGCGCATCTTCAGCAACAGCGAAGCAGTGGGGCCGCCTGCCAGCCCGATCGCGCGGACGGCTTCCATCCGCACCGTCTTGTCGGAATCAATCAGCGGCTCAAGCAGCAGGTCGAGCAATTCGATATTGTTCAGTCCAGGACACGCGACCAGCGCAAGAGTGCATGTTCCGCGCAACGCACCGGCCGTATCGGACTGCCCGCCCCAGACCGGTTCTTCCTGGTGATGCCGCAGCCCGAGCAGATATACATTCGCATCGCGACACTCCATTTTCACCAATGCCTTGGCCAGTGCGCTCTTCGCCCAGCACTGTGGATCATTCTTCACCGGATCGATAAAAAAGCGTTCAAAGGCTGCAAGGGCTTCGGGAAGCAATGCCT harbors:
- a CDS encoding sugar porter family MFS transporter, which produces MRPNFYLVKATVSGALGGLLFGFDTAVIAGAIGALTHLYHLTDRTQGFTVFIAVAGTVVGAMFAGSIGQWIGGRETLRITAIFYVISALGCALAWNWPALLAFRFLGGLGIGASSVLGPVYITELAPAKWRGRMVGTFQINVVIGILLAYASNFGIRLLHLGPLEWRVQLGVAAIPALLFLVLLFGIPRSPRWSVSKDRIDEAKEVLRLMGDPNPEAELADIQQALRESHAVANEPVFQAKYRFPLFLAITIGAFNQLAGINAILYYLNNIFAAAGFSQMSGDVQAIAIGATNLLFTLIGMALIDRLGRKTLLLIGAAGTAICLSGVAYVFFTQSHQAALLWLLIAYIGFFAVSQGAVIWVYIGEVFPNVVRSKGQSVGNSSHWIMNAAIALIFPILAAKSGGAPFVFFAAMTVVQFVVVLFFYPETKGQTLEALQRRLVKG
- a CDS encoding lysophospholipid acyltransferase family protein → MVLFLSFMVCWLRFGLTRLRGPISPHQRAEWMQFCGRITLASMGIRYRVEGPLPNGPTLIVANHLSYLDIAICSAALPCAFVAKSEIASWPAFGFLARLGGTIFVDRGSRLSAWDTAESMGLRLDSGVPVLLFPEGTSTDGSEVQRFHSTLFAPAIEAGLAVIPAAIFYEPWTADIAESHFCWFGDESFFPHLMRVLGTERFTAVVRFGDAEVFPDRRTAAWRSHDAVQRLREKERRDASYEFATKRRVA
- a CDS encoding LacI family DNA-binding transcriptional regulator, which encodes MSRKGSRTTVPSKPDIRTVAALAKVSIATVSRTINSSPAVSQKLSQRVWQAIEQLNYFPNTHARSLVSGRSRIFGIIVENITNPFFPELISSFEEIAVAHGYEILVSSSNINSASQLTSCVRRMLERKVEGVAVLTFGSEESVLDQLSIHNMPIVLAEFHLDDPKVSTILLDYSAGIQAAVQHLVGLGHSRIGFLAGPHELHSAVTRVKDFQKSMADVGLSVQKSWIIECDHTLKGGVVGFEKLTALQNRPTAVICSNDMTAIGVLRAVYMTGLRVPEDLSVIGLDDIDFAEFTLPPLTTIRLSRQELAKAAFDALLLQAENAANGPNAAQVIQREFLVSTSLVVRGSTAGPSPD
- a CDS encoding glycoside hydrolase family 3 C-terminal domain-containing protein, yielding MKSNRSLTLLPYAVLLGVFALPCAAQQPDYLNTQLTPEARAHDLVSRMTLDEKASQLEDWAPAIPRLGIPDYQTWNEALHGVARAGYATVFPQAIGMAATWDPKMVHTMGDIISTEARAKYNQAQREGNHRIFYGLTFWSPNINIFRDPRWGRGQETYGEDPFLTSRMGVAFVTGVQGDDPDHPKAVATSKHFAVHSGPESQRHTFDVHPSQRDLEETYLPAFRATVVDGHVKSVMCAYNAIDTFAACANKNLLQDHLRKAWGFNGFVVSDCAAIMDVFNGHKNAPDILHAAAISIEAGTDLSCSIWAPGFNTLADAVRQKVVSEDLITRSAERLYTARFQLGLFDPLGSNPLDNIPFNVNDSEADSFQAMKAAEEAIVLLKNDGTLPFMETPAKIAVVGPEADLLVGLEGNYNGVPRMPIEPIDGIVDQFPGSQIHYAQGSTLAEGAKVPVPRTVFNNGTGLLTEFFATPDWTGRPVATRTEAGIQDNWGDSLPVDELDTHTYSVRWSGALAVPAAGHYTFSIEPEDAFPYSPKDSFRLTLDGKVLAEGDLRKKIDISAMGNFKSAPGASPSAPPIMNGNAPAVVSVDFADTTPHEFKLEYSHTGDQAGGGLYLKWEAPAQAQLDEAVAAAKKSDVVVAFVGLSPQLEGEEMPIKIDGFAGGDRTKIALPAAQQKLLEAVAATGKPVVVVLMSGSAVALPWAKDHAAAVLEAWYPGEQGGAAIARTLAGINNPAGRLPVTFYNSVDDLPAFTDYSLKGRTYRYYTGKPEWGFGYGLSYSSFKYGPVKLSAPSIQAGQPLSATVSVTNLSKIGGDEVVEAYLKTPQTEGPIHSLAAFQRIHLQAGETREVTLHINPRQLSSVDDKGERSVLAGKYQLTVASTQPQETAVKSAADFTVTGSQALPR
- a CDS encoding DUF481 domain-containing protein gives rise to the protein MRFLNPFALRHRSAALAASLPMMAALLLPTVTFADTITLKNGDHLTGTVTQLAGGKLTLTTSYAGDLTITFDQVTDVKLDKPVVLSRTNKVGKKTETKTSNISGIERTNSGFTVTTPSGTEPVPAAELTTLRTTAGEQAYQASLHPGWLHAWTGAANVSFALARGNSNTTTLGLGAAFTRPTPTDKTSLYYNEIYTHDGLADATTANNNSAGARYDHNLNPKYFGFGTGDFYTDALQELDLRAVLGGGLGWHAIAKPKQQLDILGGLVWTHESYSAVPANDTTTPITPVVPPQVNSFAALDFGEQYSRQMGSNSTFTEQAYIFPNLADTSQFRFTLNSVLSTKIKSFLSWQTAVNDVYVTNPPSGTKDNDFILTTGLGFTFSRK